The genomic stretch AAACGAacattctctactctctaacttaaacatattctcttggtttcactacttacatttattgtttATATTTATGGTGTTCTATTTActgttcttcttttattgctcattattaatcataaagagccttcattaaAGCTCTCAATATTGTTAGCCCTTCATCGGCTGTTCATAGTTCAGTGTCGAGCTCGACCTCGAGGGCCCGTATAAtcaggctcgaggccccgattatcaGCCGCTCGGTTTGCCTAAATACActattttcaagttcttatcttTTTTTCTAGTCTGACACTTAGCATCTactacctaacaactagcattaaaataaatcacgtatttttagaaccacaaaatcaaatttaattttagttacaattttcaaggtaaatagtttagcaccaaccgtggggctaaaaataatagtaattgtTTTCTTGTGGGAttactacataacacaagttatctttcacagttcttcttgtccaagaatctttgattccAGGTCAAAATGTTTAACCCAGTAAACGTACATGAAAATGAcgatcttgaggaccatggagagaacgGTGTAACTATTCTAGCTACTGGTGTACCACCACAAAACCTCGAGAGTACACCAAAACTGACCCCGACGGGTACTGTCTCATGCAATTCCCAACACATTGACGTCAGTACCCACATTAATTGGAATACATGCCCAAAAAGTCAATAGGAAACTCGGGAAAATCCCACTCGAGAAGAAAAAGAGGTAGACAGGAAAATAAAGCGGGAAAATCTCAGCACATCATTTACATGATCATTGGGGGGACCGATATCCCCCAGGGACCCATGATCAAATGGCTAAAAGTGTCCGACACAACGGAAGGGTCAATTCGGGGCTACATTCCCGGAGACATCCTTGCATTTAGCAAGGAAGATTTCGAGACCTCGACTCAAccacataacgatgcactggtaatttcatttctcttgaataacattcaaattaaacgtgtacttatGGATCCAGGTTTCTTGGCCAACATAATCATATCGAAGGTAGTAGAGCACCTCGAACTACTCGATCAGATTATACCTACCTCCTGAGTCCTCAATGGCTTCAATATAGCCGGCAAAGCTATGAAGGGGAAGATCACCCTCCCGGTGAATATGCCTGAGGCAGTTCaggatgccaaattccatgtcatcgacggtgacatgaggtacaaggCATTGCTTGGGAGtccatggatacacaacatgagggtagtACAGTCAACTCTGCATCAGATGACGAAGTTTCCTACGAAGGACGGTATGAAAACAATAAATGGAGAATAGCATGCAACAAAAGAAATGTTCGCGATCCTCTAGGAAACGTCAGATTCTATACAGTCTACCTCGGAAAAGCCGGGAGACAAACATACCTCcgaggatgaagaagaagatttcCTTGCTCCTCGAACCTTCGTGGCCATCGAAGAGTCAGGCGCAACAAAGTCGAATATTAAAGAACTGGAGCAAGTTGTTCTGATTGAACATCTCCCAAATCGGAAGGTATATTTGGTAACGGGGCTAACCTCCAAACTTAGGagaaaactcattcaatttcttattaataACAATGATTCTTCgattggtcccacttagatatgacaagGATCCCACCGAAAATAAACACCCATCGACCAAGTGTCAATCCCAGATTgtaaccggtgaagcaaaaaagaagaccccaATCCGAAGTAAAACACATAGTCATAAGACCCTCACTTTTCTCTATTCCTAgttggggtataatcaaattaagATGAACCCCAGGGACGGTGAAAAGACTTTATTCATCACGAAGTACGATACATACTATTACAATGTGAGCCACGTACCAACACCTACTTAATAAAATATTTGAACTTCAAATAGGAAAAtccatggaggtttatattgatgatatgctagttaagtccttgCATGCAGAGGAGCATTTGACTCATTTGTAGGAGACATCCTACATCCTCAGAAgatacaacatgaaactcaatcctGAGAAATTTGCCTTCGGTgtgggttcgggcaaattccttggcttcatggtgtcaaacaggggaatcgagatcaacctcgACAAAATCAAGGCTATTGAAGAAATCACGGTGGTAAACAATGTGAAGGCCATGCAATGGCCGACAGGGTGGATAGCAGTTTTGGACCGATTCATATCGAGGTCATCAGATAGGAGTCATTATTTCTTctccttactcaaaaagaaaaacaacttcgaatggactcccaAATGCCAACACGCCTTGGAGGAGTTGAAGCAACATCTGACTAGACCGCCTTTACTCCACACACCAAaagaggatgaaacgttgtgatTATTCTTGGCCATATCCAAGATAGTGGTAAGTGGTGTGCTAGTTCaagaagagcaaggtatgcaattccctgtttattataTAAGCCGAACTCTAAGAGATACTAAAACTGGGTATCCGCACCTAGATAAATTAGCTCTTACATTAGTAAGCGCATCACGGAAATTGAAGCCTTACTTTCAATGCCATCATATTTGTGTTTTAACGACATATCCTCttcgaagcatattgcataagcccgaattatCGGGCTGATTGGCTAAATGGACTATCTAACTCGGGggatatgatatcgagtatcaactcCTAAtggctatcaagtcccaaattctggcCGATTTCGTTGACGACTTCTCGccctccctcgtgcccgaggtagagaaaAAACTCTTACTAAAAACAGGCACATCTTCTGAGGTGTGGACCCTGTCCATTGACGGCGCCTCGAACATAAGAGGAGCTGGGCTCGACATAGTTCTGAACACACCTAAGGGCGGCATAatcaggcaatctataaaaactgcaaggttgactaacaatgaagcagaatatgaggctatgattgcaggtctagaattggccaAAGTCCTAGGAGCTGAAGTTATCAAAGAAAGGTATGATTCCCTCATGGTAGTAAATCAGGTAAACGGGAGCTTCGAGGTTCGTGAAGACAtgatgcaaagatacttagacaaaattcaagtcacattgcaccacttcaaagaatggactctggTTCACATACCTCGAGAGCAAAATAGCGAGGCTGATACCCTTGCAAAACTGGGATCATCTATCAaagaagatgacctactccccGGGGCTATTGTTCAGCTATCCAAATTGGTGATCGAGGAAGCTCATGCCGAAAACAACTCCACCAgcctgacatgggattggagaaataaatacatcGATTATTTGGAAAGTGGGAAACTACCCGCGGATCCGAAAGAGTCAATGGCCCTGCGAATCAAAGCAGCCCGATTCTCGCTCGTTGAAAAAAGAACTCTGTACAGAAGAACCTTTGATGGGCCCCTAGCAGTATGCCTGGGATCGGGGGGATTGATTATGTGCTCCGAGAATGATATCAAAGAATTCGTCCGTAAATGCGACAAATGCAAGAGATTTGCcccaatgattcaccaacccggtgaaTAACTACATTCGGTCTTGTCGCCATGGCTATTTAGGAAATGGAGGATGGACATCGTCGAGCCTCTACCAACGGCACCAGGTAAatctagatttattttatttttgactgactacttttcaaagTGGATGGAACCGTAGACCTTCGAAAAggtagagaaaaagaagtcattaacttcatctgggaccacatcatgTGTCGATTCAGAATCCCTTCCGAGATAACATGTGATAATGGGAAGCAGTTCATCGGAAGCAAAGTAACATTGTTCCTCgaggatcataaaatcaaaagaatcTTGTCGACACCCTACCACCTGTGTACTAACGGTCAGGCCGCATCtacaaacaagaccatcattcaaaacttgaagaagaagtTGGAAAGTGCTAACGGAAAATGCAGAGAAATATTGCccgaagtgctatgggcatatcgaacaactccaaAATAAAGCACAGGAGAAACACCCTTCTCTCTGGTATATGGTGCCGAGGCTTTGATACTGGTAGAAGTCGGGGAGCCAAGCGCCAAATTCTGACACACCACCGAGAGCTCGAATAATGAGGCCATGACTGCGGCGctcgaactattggatgaaaagcgagaagcttCAATAGTCCGGATGGACGCCCAAAAAcaaaggatcgaaaggtattataaTAGGATAACAAATCTCTGACATTTCGAAGTCGgtgacttagtcctaaggaaagtcaccatCAACACCTGAATCCCTAATGAAGGAAAGTTAGGCCAaaactgggaaggaccgtaccgcgtcctcgGAGTGATCGACAAAGTGTCAtacaagctcggtaccatggaaggcgaataacttccaagcaattggaacatatcaatgctcaaaTATTACTACTTCTAAGGTGTTCGATGGAAGACACTGAAGCACCCCTGGGCTCGAAGACCTGGGGTTTTAAAAGGATGTGTTGTActcttttccttcaatcaaattttgtcccaagaagggttttaccggcaaggtttttaacgaggaaacatctatatgctacctaaggaaaattTCACaaatattcaaggcttctcttcaatcaatcTCGAACACTGGGGGGCGTATCCCCCCGGAAGATCACCTTCTCGAAGAAGCCAAGATGAACCAAAAAGGGTCTCAGTAGGAAAATGATATATCGGTCCAAATGGTCGAAAGAACCGTGTCCACATAGAATAATTGAGCCCCTAAtggcaaaaacatgtatacttgttccaagtaatcaaagaatatcttcttCTCCATCAAAACGCTTTGCACTTCAAAGAAGTACGCCGTTTTAAATAAAAAATGGCTTCAGAGCTAGAAATTTCCCGAACACATGGGGACTGACGCCAAAAAACTCGAGGCCAcacgacctccgggtcggaaactttgaactcgtaagccctcaatgaggcaacatcaagtttaCAAAAAGAATGGCTCCAGAGCAACAAAAATATCAATGTCTTAGGACTGTCATCGACTGTCTTCCCTTCGAGCAATAAGTAACTCATCTTTAAgtcctcaagcaaggcatgaaccatacttgtaccaagtgacttacctgtaagacctcaagcaagacatgaaCCATACTTATACCAAGTGACTTACCTGTAAGACcttaagcaaggcatgaaccatacttctACCAAGTAACTtctctataagacctcaagtaaggcatgttaaaatttgtaagacctaagaaaaggcataatcccgatcgtaaagttaaggctatatatccgaAATTATATGaaccctaaaaaggcatacccttgatatagacgttgaaactacttcactcggggactgaaaggctccggccaaacacaataTTTACGGTCACAAGACTGTACCATCCAAACTAACGCAACTCGAGGACggccgaccgtcgctataaaatcacatgcCTTTAATTACTTCGAAAAAACTTCGAAAATAATCGGTTAATCATGCTACCCTCAGCATAagaaaaagagcttcgatcatatcagctccaaacgaTAGGCTTCGAAACAATTTATCCATCGAGCAAAACCTCCCGGGGTGCTTATTTATCGCTACATAATGACTCACAATTGAGGGTCTTATTGAGCCGTCAAAGAACCGGGCgaacacaaaacttcaaaaaatctTTAGCCAGGGAAAAACAAATCCTATATaagaggtcgtaccaacccaatgcgtaagagccactatcgtcaGCCTATactaagaggtcgtaccgacccaatgcgtaagagctgCTGACCCCTGCTTAAATTAAAAGGTCGCactgacccaatgcgtaagagcctaagagccaacTCAAATTTTTAAAACTTAAGGGCCAATGAGCTCGAGTTGAAATCCGACTCGAAGGCTTAGCCTGAAACAATTAACTAAAAGCCTAAGGCAAATACATAAGAGTCACAATCGCCAGCCTATACCATTAGGTCGTACCGACCAAATGTGTTAGAGTCGCTGACACCAGCTTAAATTAAAAGGTCGCACCGACCCAacgtgtaagagccattgtcgcaaGCCTAAAGGAACCTCAGGACCGATTGGAAGTCACACCAACCCAACAATCGGCCAAAAAATCTCAGGATCGTTTTCTAAACTTAAGGGCCGGTAAACCCGAGTCGAGAACCCAACTCGGGGACTGGGCCCCAAACGGTCGACCTTTGACCATCATGAATCACTCAACAATGGTGAAAACCCTAGGGTCTAACCCAAGGTGAAAACCCTTCATTCTCGTCATATCCTGAGCCACTACTCGACACACCTTCAGAAGCAAGTAGGGCAGCATCTTTCTTCTCTAGGGTCGTCACCCTCTTATGCTCGACAGATAGATTAATACCCCCCGCATGTATGTCCTCAAGTGTCCGCCTCTGAGATTCTAACCGAGCATGTTCCACGGCTCGGGTAAATTTTAGTTCGGCCCCCTCGGGAATTCTCCTGTCTTGAGCATTTATTACAACGACATCCTCTTTGTGCAAGGATAAGAGCACCTCGACTTTAGCTTTGATCCCGGATAGCACAACAACTAAATCAGTATGATGACCTCTATACTTATTACTCTTTGCCCTTGCATCATGAAGTTGATGTCCGACTAAGTCTATCTTTCCCTGGAGGGCATCCCTCTCGGAAGCTATCTTACTTACGTACTATTTGAGTTCGAGAATTTCGCAGTCTCTGGCTCGGAGTTCCTCCCTCATTAAGGCATTATTCTTCTCAAACTACGCAAATTAGATCAAAGGTGTCAAATAGCTGAGATTTGGTAAACATtcaaacaaaatcaaacaaaaactACATAACCTGCTCAGCGAGATGAGCCTTCTCACGCTCATAGCGAGTCGCCTCAGCTTCAAACTTGGTGAAGGTCTAATTATAAAGCACCCTATCCTGGAACCATGAAAGAATAAATTTAGAAAGATGAAGATTAGGACAATAGAAAGAATTTACAAGAACTACCTGCTCACAAAGCCTATCCATCTCACTGAAAATGAGTGAGGCATCGAGCGCAGGGATTTTCTTTGTCATAGCTAAAGGCCTTTCAAATGCATCTTTATCTCCGATGGGCACCCCCACATCGGAAGGTTCTTTATTCTGAGCATCATGCGTTTCCATAGAAGGTAAGTACGGTCCTGTAGGAGAATCACTCATGTTAATAACACTGACGGGATCAATCGGGGACATCTCTTGTCCCTGAAGAGCTTCAGAACTAGGTTCCTTCGGACCGCCTACCAAATGCGCCTCAGCTCGAGGAATATTTTGGCTGACAACTGGCTTAGGTACATTACCCAATGCCTCTTCGATGGCCTCTTTAGCCCAAAGTTGGACAACGATAGCACTAAGTTCCGACTTGGAAGCCACTTTCTCTATTAAGGGCGATCAGGTTTTCCCCTCCCTCGGATACTATCGAAACAAATGCTCCCCGTGGTCCTTGGCTTACCATCGAGCTTGGGAAAAATTATGCCACACGCACTCAACATATGGGCAAATCGAATCCAGCTGGTTGACCCAGCCCGAGGGGTCCTTAACTGCATTCGGGTACACGGCGACGACTGCATCAATGAAAGAAGTCAGTTCATGAGAAAATGTACCCAAagagaagcaagggaatatttaATAAGCATATATACTCATGTTTCATATTCTACTTTTCGAGGAACAACATCCTCTCCACTGGAATCAGGTTCGAAGTCCTAACTCGGACAAAAAGGCTCATCCACCCTCTATTATTAACCTCGTTGATACAATCAAAAAGGGCTCTCGAGGCCCAACAGTGGAGATTTATCAGGCCCCCACGAAAGAGTCGAGGGCTATATATGCTGATCAGGTTTTCGAGAGGGAAGGAAATCTCCTCAACCATGTTAACATAATATCTGGTAATGTAAATAATACGCCAAAATGAAAGATGAATCTGGTAAAGGGTTACTCGATATCGTTTGCAGAAGTCGAGGATCACGGGGTCTATTGGAGGTGAGGATGGATCCATGGGACCTATGGTAAACAGATAAGTGTACATACTAAGGAAGTTAGCCTTGTATGTAGTTATGTCCTCCTCCCGAGAAGGAATTTCCTCAAGCACCGCATCCCCCCAGTGGCAGTCGGCCTTCACCCTTTCAACGTCTGCTATTGAACTAACATATTGCGACACGGGTTCGCATCGCCCCagtttgaaagaaaatttttCGGTCTTAATATCGGAGGTCATTTCAAAAGCCCCTGGAATGCATTCCTCAGCACAGGGGGGCATTGTTTCTTTACCCATATATGAGTGCGAGGAAGAAGAAGGCATATCTTCTTGAGGAACAAATGTGTAAGTTTTCTCCATTCTTGTTTAAAGGTTTCAGAGGAGAAATGAAAATTGCGTTTCAAAAAGAGAACACAAGGGATAGGTAGGAAGAACTCTTTTGAGGTCTTGGTGGTACAGTAGAAAataaggagagaaagaaaaagtATTTATAGAGGTCTATCACGAACGCTGGAGTAGGCCAAAGGATAGCTAGCCAATGTAATTAATTCGAAAGCTTTTAAGGGCTGTGTGGACGCGACCTTTAGACACCTCATTTTGTCATATCAATCGTTTGGTAGGAGGTGACTACCGTCATGAAGGAAGTATCAAATAGGCAGGAATTCAAGattgtttcttatcatttcacTCTATGAAACATAGGGgcttggttaaccaagtaagagaatatattcctaaattagcagaaaacttaaaaccattacagaaaaaattaaaaaaggacatagaatatcattttgacgaaaaagataaaatacatatacagaagataaaaaatatgtgtaaaaaattaccaaaactatattttccagatgaaaagaaacaatttacatatattgtagaaactgattctagtgatcacagctacggaggagttctaaaatataaatatgataatgaaaaaattgaacaccattgtagatattattccggatcatacacggaaccacaattaaaatgggaaataaataggaaagaactatttggattatataaatgtttgttagcatttgagccatatattgtttataacaaatttatagtaagaacagataatacacaagtaaaatggtggataactcggaaagtacaggattcagtaactacaaaggaaataaggagacttgtattaaatatacaaaattttacatttacaattgaagtaatacggactgacaagaatgttattgcagactacctatcaagacaaaggtacccaaacagatgaaagccaagaatcaaaagacatatttacaatccttactactctatccttacagatggagagtatgggaaaaagattacaacagctagaaagtcagcagcatgactataaaaatgcggagctaagtcaatcggaagactctaaacttccagaggtagaaggagacgttgggaaactccaaaaaacccataacacagttgctttatatacagctgcaggtacaagcaaacaagttagcaaaaagccacatatcaatgtaaacctaaataccgtatttgataagccatttacatcaaaaaagccaagagaagcaatagttatagccccacaaacttcaacctatgctaatagcctacaccacaacaaaaaggtatataaccatattactcaaacatatattgagaatatatataaaatccagacatcCAAAGGATAGCTAGCCAATGTAATTAATTCGAAAGCTTTTAAGGGCTGTGTGGACGCGACCTTTAGACACCTCATTTTGTCATATCAATCGTTTGGCAGGAGGTGACTACCGTCGTGAAGGAAGTATCAAATAGGCAGGAATTCAAGattgtttcttatcatttcacTCTATGAAACATAGGGACTATATGTATACGGGTGAAATCGGGAAGCCCGATTTCACGATCATTATCAAAGGGGTAGGAATTCGAGGTTTCAACCTTGAGGGTTCTTTACACCCAACCTCGGTGTTGCACGAGTCGATGGTTATCATGGATAAACAGGAAGTTCCCTAGGCACGTGGCCCAAACTGACAAGACCTACAAGAATAGTACCAGTATGTACCAGACTGCTAAGTAGCAGT from Nicotiana sylvestris chromosome 12, ASM39365v2, whole genome shotgun sequence encodes the following:
- the LOC138883199 gene encoding uncharacterized protein, which codes for MAIKSQILADFVDDFSPSLVPEVEKKLLLKTGTSSEVWTLSIDGASNIRGAGLDIVLNTPKGGIIRQSIKTARLTNNEAEYEAMIAGLELAKVLGAEVIKERYDSLMVVNQVNGSFEVREDMMQRYLDKIQVTLHHFKEWTLVHIPREQNSEADTLAKLGSSIKEDDLLPGAIVQLSKLVIEEAHAENNSTSLTWDWRNKYIDYLESGKLPADPKESMALRIKAARFSLVEKRTLYRRTFDGPLAVCLGSGGLIMCSENDIKEFVRKCDKCKRFAPMIHQPGE